The sequence GCGCGGTACGCCGGCGTGCCCTCGATCGGCGAGACGACCGTGAGGATGTCGTCCTTCAGCGTGATCTCGATGCCGAGGCCGCCGAAGCTCCCCGAGGTCTCGACCTGCATCTCGCGGTAGCTCTCGGGATCGAGGAACGAGCTGTGCGGATCGAGCCCGCGCAGCGTCCCCTTGATGGCGCTGTAGATGAGGTCCTTCGGGGACACCTCGTCCACGTACTGGTTCTGGACGATCGAGAGCACTTCCGTGAACAGCCTGAGCTGCTCGTACGTCGCGCCGCTGTCCGTCCCCTTGCTCACCGCCGAGCCGCCGAGCGACAGCGTCAGCACGACGAGCAGTGCGCCGATCACGAACGCTTTCTTCATGGAGTCCCCCTCATCGCGATCCCCGCGCTACCCCCGCTGGCGGAGCCAGTCCGCCGGATCCTGGGCCTTCCCTTGATAGCGCACCTCGAAGTATAGCCGAGGGCCCGTGAGCGAGCCCGTGTCGCCGACGGTCCCGATCCGCTGTCCCTGCCTGACGTCCTCGCCCTCCTTGACCTCGATCTCCGCGACGTGGGCGTAGAGCGTGTAGTACTCGTTGCCGTGATCCAGGATGATCAGGTTGCCGTAGCCCTTGAACCACCCCGTGTAGATCACATTGCCCGCGTAGACGGCCGCGACGTCCTTGCCCTCGGGCGCCTCGATGTCCACGCCATTCCGGAAAGTCCGCGTGCCAAAGCGCGGGTGAACCTGGGCGCCGAACGACGCCACGATGCGTCCCTCGGTCGGCCACGGCAGCCGCCCGCGGAGGGTCCCGAACCCCACGCTCGGCGGCTCGACGCCGCCCTTCGGCGGCGGGATCTTCGCCAGCTTCCTCTGCTTGGCCTGGAGCTCGCGGATGAACGCCTCGAGGCGCTTCGAGGCCTCGGTGAGCTCGCCCACCATGCGCTCGTGGTAGACCCGCTCGTCACGCACCTTCGCGAGGAGCACGCGGCGCTTGGCGCCGTCGCGGTCCACCTCGGCCTGCTCGCGCTGGGCATCGGCGTGCAGGCCCCCCAGCTCCCGCTGGCGCGTCTCCTCCCGGCCCTTGCGGTCCGCCAACTTCTCTGACGTTCCACGATACTCCTGGATCAAGCGAGCGTCCAGGGCGGCGAGGTTCGTGAGGTGGCGGACGGCCGCCGCCCGGGCGATCGGGTCGTCGTGGCTCAAGATGACGGGGAGCGCGCCGCCCTGGGCGTGGACGCGGTACATCGCGCGGAGCCGCCGGGCGAGCGCCTCCTCCTGCCAGGCGCGCTGGCTCTCGAGGCGCGTGATCTCGACGCGCAGCACGGTGACGTCGCCCTGGGTGCGCTTGATCCGCGCCTCGAGCCGGTGCACCTCGGCCTGCTTGGCGGCCAGGCGCCGCTCGATCTGCTCGAGCTCGGCGAGCAGCGAGGTCTCGCGCGCGCGCGCGGCGGCGGCCTTCGCGCGCTCCTCTTTCAGGCGCTGCTGCGTCTGCTGGAGCTTCTTCTGCTCGCTCGTGACCGGATCCTCGCGCTTCGGTTGCTGCGCGCCCACGGGCGCCGCGAGCGCGA comes from Candidatus Methylomirabilota bacterium and encodes:
- a CDS encoding peptidoglycan DD-metalloendopeptidase family protein, producing the protein ALAAPVGAQQPKREDPVTSEQKKLQQTQQRLKEERAKAAAARARETSLLAELEQIERRLAAKQAEVHRLEARIKRTQGDVTVLRVEITRLESQRAWQEEALARRLRAMYRVHAQGGALPVILSHDDPIARAAAVRHLTNLAALDARLIQEYRGTSEKLADRKGREETRQRELGGLHADAQREQAEVDRDGAKRRVLLAKVRDERVYHERMVGELTEASKRLEAFIRELQAKQRKLAKIPPPKGGVEPPSVGFGTLRGRLPWPTEGRIVASFGAQVHPRFGTRTFRNGVDIEAPEGKDVAAVYAGNVIYTGWFKGYGNLIILDHGNEYYTLYAHVAEIEVKEGEDVRQGQRIGTVGDTGSLTGPRLYFEVRYQGKAQDPADWLRQRG